From Quercus lobata isolate SW786 chromosome 1, ValleyOak3.0 Primary Assembly, whole genome shotgun sequence, one genomic window encodes:
- the LOC115953590 gene encoding uncharacterized protein LOC115953590, translating to MRRTIIGNSICDHCQAEVEDPLHALWTCTELDTVWANQALWEFRNSVSFADFEDLVSWIIAEGKQLDLFAITAWSVWNQRNKARVQASIIDLHQIVAAARISLDEFRMTRQGLKFQRQRAIQSAQNQWFPPPTDVVKINFDGATCPKKKKAGIGVVIHDVNGLVLASCAKIKHQPYKAVEIESLATATTLSLATNLGFRWVILEGDSMEVIQALQENS from the coding sequence ATGAGACGCACAATCATTGGTAATTCAATCTGCGACCATTGCCAAGCTGAAGTTGAAGACCCACTCCATGCCTTGTGGACTTGCACTGAGTTGGACACGGTCTGGGCAAATCAAGCTTTATGGGAATTCCGAAACTCCGTCAGTTTTGCAGATTTTGAAGACTTGGTTTCATGGATAATAGCAGAGGGTAAACAACTGGATCTTTTTGCAATCACCGCATGGTCAGTGTGGAATCAAAGAAACAAAGCTCGGGTACAAGCTTCTATTATTGACCTTCATCAAATTGTCGCTGCTGCAAGAATTAGTTTGGATGAGTTTCGCATGACAAGACAAGGACTAAAGTTTCAGAGGCAACGTGCAATCCAATCAGCACAAAACCAATGGTTTCCTCCTCCAACGGACGTGGTGAAAATAAATTTCGATGGAGCGACGtgtccaaaaaagaagaaggccGGTATAGGAGTAGTGATTCATGATGTAAATGGTTTGGTGCTGGCCTCATGTGCAAAGATAAAACACCAACCTTACAAGGCAGTGGAGATTGAATCCTTGGCAACAGCAACGACACTATCCCTTGCAACAAATCTTGGTTTTCGATGGGTTATTTTGGAGGGAGATTCAATGGAAGTGATACAAGCTTTGCAAGAGAATTCATAG
- the LOC115963946 gene encoding protein PSY3-like, producing the protein MAIGARLCLCLLFAFVIMCSARNTILLSGNEMVQLASEGRSLVMTDDYSEPSANRGHDPSRNRGGGGGRKG; encoded by the exons ATGGCTATTGGAGCTCGATTGTGCTTGTGTCTCTTGTTTGCCTTTGTGATTATGTGTTCAGCTCGAAACACCATTTTACTTTCAG GGAATGAAATGGTGCAGTTGGCCTCCGAGGGAAGGTCTCTAGTGATGACTGACGACTACAGCGAGCCATCAGCAAACCGTGGGCACGATCCCTCTAGAAATAGGGGTGGCGGTGGCGGCCGGAAAGGATGA